ttcggtgaacgtttgttaaataagaaaaccgaaaaataaaaccaatctagtttttttttttaaaaaaaaccgaacacgtttttttttaaataaaccggatcggttttttagggaaaaccggatcggggcggggctacctccggtgatcgccggcggggctccgggcggcgggctAGGGGTCGGCGGCGGGtcgggagggggcggcgaggggcggcggggctcccggcgtcggcgagggacggcggcggcggcgttccggcggcggcggcgttccgcGCGGGTCGGGAGGCGAGGGGCGAGGGCGGCTcggggtgagagagagggggggggcgcatataaagggggggggtcgccgggtggcttggggaaggggcagggggcgccgggtcggagccggactccgggaggcgtgcggcggcggggaagctcccgctcgggcggcggcgtgcgcgcgagggagagggaggcggggcgctgggccgggcctggctggctgggccggctgggccttggcccagggggggggggcggcgcgattttttttaaaaaaaaaaacaaaacgaattaaaaaaataccaaatgaactctgatttaaataaaacaaattttccccgactcctaaaaatgagtcgaacaaaatgaactttaaaaacggcaaacatgcataaatttttaaaatgctcatttttgcctaagcaaaataaatcttccaaaaccaaatcttgatttatttataatatcttcatttttcctaaatattgggaaagtcatattattccctctcttaaaatttttataggaaaaactttatgaagataattaaataaatccaaatgatcctattttcaaaatttgagaaatcccaaatatgaaaataatgaaacttccaactctctccgagggtccttgagttgcgtgaaattttctaggatcggaaaatgcgagaaaaatatgatatgcatgatgacctaatgtataacattccaaattgaaaatttgggatgttacaaacctacccccttaagatgaatctcgccctcgagattcgggttggctagaaaataggtgagggtggtccttgagcaaaacttcctctctttcccaggtggcttcatcctcagtgtggtggctccactgaactttacaaaacttgataactttgctgcgggtaactctgctggcataatcgagaatcttaacaggtttttcctcatatgtcaagtcatccttcaactgaattgcttccagtggcactgtgtctcttaacggtacctctgctatctctgggtgacatttcttcaactgagaaacatggaatacatcatgaactcctgacagtccttctggcaattccaacttataagcaacttctcccatacgttgcaaaatcttatacggtccaacgaaacggggtgctaactttcctttaactccaaaacgcttaactcctcgaagcggggatactctgagatatactctgtctccaacttcatactcaatcgctttgcgctttgaatcggcatagctcttctgtctggactgggctaccttgagcctgtctcgaatcaacttaaccttctgttcagactccttaatcaaatctggtccaaacaactgacgatctccagtttcgtcccatgacaacggtgtcctgcaccttcttccatacagagcctcgaaaggtgccatcttcaagctggtttggtaactgttgttgtaggaaaattctgcatacggcaaattatcatcccagctagatccataatctagtgcacaagctctcagcatatcttccaaaatctgattgactctctcagtctgtccatcggtctgtgggtggaaagctgtactgaattccaatctagttcccaatgtctcgtgcaactggttccaaaatttcgaggtaaactgggttcctctatctgatacgatgctcctcggaactccgtgtaaacacacaattctggtcatgtatatctttgccaacttagcactgctataggtagtcttgactggaatgaaatgagctacctttgttaaacggtcgactataacccaaatcgagtcatatcctgaacgggtctttggcaaacctgtgatgaaatccatgcctagtttatcccacttccattcgggtatcggcaacggttgtaacaatcctgctggcttctgatgttctgcctttactctctgacatacatcgcaaattgctacatactccgcaatatccttcttcattccggtccaccagaaagtgttcttcaaatccaaatacatcttggtatttcctgggtgaatcgaatagggtgaatcatgggcttcttgtaaaatcaacttcctgatttctgggttattgggcacataaacacagtcttcaaaccatagggtatcgtgttcatcctcacgaaatcctttagcctttcctttgcccattttctcctttatagaggcaacttccttatctgccttttgggcttctctgattttgtccatcagtgtcgactgaatctccaatgttgctacatagcctctcggaactatttccaaacatagctctcgaaggtcctcggctaactcattgggtattcctcccatcattagggtattgacgtggctcttacggctcaatgcgtctgctacgacattagcctttccggggtgataatgcaatctcatatcataatccttgataagttctaaccatctcctttgtctgagattcaattccttctgtgtgaagatgtacttcagactcttgtgatccgtatatacttcacaatgatttccaatgagaaaatgtctccacgtcttcagggcatgcacaacggctgctaactccaaatcatgagtggcataattcaactcatggggcttaagttgtcgtgaagcatacgaaacaactcttccttcctgcataagcactgctccaagtcctcgacgtgaagcgtcgcaatacacctcataatccttagtctgatctggcaatatcaaaactggtgaggtaaccaatcttttcttcaactcctgaaaacttgcctcacagtcctcagtccatatgaatttgttatccttcttcaacaattcagtcataggcttagcaatccttgagaaattctcaatgaatcttcggtagtatcctgcgagtccaagaaaactccgaatctctccaactgtcgttggtgcttcccaattagttacggtctcaacctttgtggggtcaactgctattccttctccggatataacatgtccgagaaatccaacttcctttagccaaaactcacatttgctgaacttggcgtataactgatgttctcttagcttctccaaaaccaatcgcaattgttccttgtgttcctcttcattcttcgagaaaatcaaaatgtcatctatgaacaccacgacgaacttatccaaaaactccataaacactttgttcatcaggttcatgaaataagctggtgcgttagtcagtccaaatgacataacggtatactcgtacagtccatatctcgtggtaaatgcagtcttgggtatgtcttgctcccgaatcttcaactgatggtaccctgatcgcaagtcgatcttggaaaacactttggctccttgcaaacgatcaaacagatcatttatcattggtagtgggtacttgttcttgattgttaccgcattcaattcacgataatcaacaaccattctcaaagatccatccttcttctccactaacaaaacgggtgatccccaaggtgaagagcttgggcgtatataacctttatccaatagctccttaatctgcttcttgatttctgccaaatcttgtgctggcatcctgtatggtcgtttcgatatcgggcctgttcctggcaatagttcaatcaaaaactcaatgtctctatccggtggcatgcctggcaactcttccggaaatacatcaggaaaatccttcaccactggtacttcttcctgcaccactcctgataagcaatttacttgtgctctcctcggctcgtgccgtgatacatacttaatccttcttccttctggtgtggtgagcaaaattgatctagtggagcaatcaatgtttcctccatactttgataaccaatccattcctaatatcacatcaaatccttgggattccagaactattaggtctgaggggaaaacatagtGTCCAATCCTTAGTGGCAGTCGATCACACCATTtactagccatgtactctgctccgggtgaggttactagcatgggtgacctaagggcttgggtcggtaactcatacttatccacaaattcccttgatatgtatgaatgtgatgcaccagtatcgaaaagaacaactgcagtaaatgacttaaccaaaaacttaccgattactgcatcgggctgatcttcaatctcctccacatcaatgtggttcacctgtcccctgttgaaagggttgggcttctttccagagcttccattgccatttccattctggccttctggacagtcatttgcataatgccccgtcttgcggcacttaaagcaagtaatgtgactcaagtctgccttggatggtgttgacgggttggtgcgattctgtccgttgcttcctccattcccgttcccattcttagtgccattatggttgtgcgaattacctcctccatgggtatgctgaaactgaattCCTGATTTAGGGGTATAACGagtcttctgctgagctccagagttatacttcccttgtccatactttcgcttgcggttctcaatttgctgctgctttccttcaatcataagggctcggtctactaactcctggtagttattgaaacttgctaccatcaacggcatgctgaactcatcattcagtccttctagaaacttctcctgtttagccgcatctgtagcaatgtcatctggggcataacgtgctaatttgctaaagtcatccacgtactggccaacagtccttcctccttggcgtaagttgcgaaactcacgcttcttcatggccatggctcctgctgagacatgggcagtgcgaaaagcttgctgaaattgatcccatgtgacagtgtctaccgggtaagtggctgtgaaattctcccaccatgcggctgcgggtccttcaagctgatgtgctgcaaacttcactctttctccatctgtgcatcctgcagtggtcaactcccttcctatcttgcggagccaatcatctgctacaatcggctcggtgctactggagtacaccggcggatttagtctaaggaaacgagtcaaatgatccgcaggtggtggtggtgggttgttgttgttgttgccctggttctgcaccaatgtttgaatcagggtgttctgctgctggatcagttgggtgatctctggcgggaaaacgaatccagggtcgcgtctcggaggcatctgatgggtttagaaaagaagagaaatttagaatagaatgaggtctaaggggaatcactacccaaatgcacatgagcaaatgcacacaaaatcactccattcaatcaaacaaggcttacaacgatctaactatcgcaagtgcgtgtactataatgtttacatggggggaaatactactaatatgtgggggACTTCTactaatttgaaccggtggaagattccatgatgtctgctccagcttcgtcttcaaaatcgggttcacttggatccgaatctgGTGTCGTCGATGTTGATGTAGTCGCTTGGATAGTTGATATACTGGTCTTCATTCCTGAGTGctaacttcttcttgagttcttcgatctcatacttaagatcgttattgtgtcttgctagagctacgatctcgtccatgtagtccttgcgtgtagtctttagttctccttcaagttcgatgatccttccctttgcattctgcaactccaacatatcattgcacatctggttctcctggcgtcgaatgtgctggtttaactcctggataaaagctgcaatggatctatccttcttggtgctgactatgtcccatttgtcatctcggcgtccgcaaatctggtagatggtgtccttgaggtcttcttgataaacttctccaatgcgtcccatggtgatatgagctgccatgctctttcccagactccaagttggtgcactgaaaacactatctataggcttggtgattggggcgaatgtccttcctggaacgtgagcgtgaatcttccagcgctcctcttcaggcagagtggcgttgaaagtcccggtgaaacttggtagtccaatgttcaggtacttggtaacttccttcaagtgaaatccaaatggtgtgccttcatccggttgggtgtacttgatcttcgcgtccttcatcctaaagagtagaatagatgaggagttagaaaatgagaggagagtagtgatctatggctttaacttagtggtcgtgtcctacagtcagcgtgtgctctgataccatctctgtagcgaccagacccgaatggatcaagtctctgtgctcaggtgtcatccctggatcagtaatgctgacaccacacagtacttcgaaggatttatagcagagtagcaatcacacacttattacatcgattgtccagaagaggacttattacaataaatatggcttaaggccatctaataacgataacagcggaaggcttggaagataagtgagtccatcaactccatcggcatcactgagtatagaaccacgacctaaattccttactcgtcgtctgaaaagtctgcaacatgaaagttgcagcccgaaaacgggtcagcacatggaatatgctggcaatgtaacacatagagagtaatgaaacaataagcctatactacatgcatatttggctggtggtaaggctctatggttacagttttgcgaaaagccaatttttccctacatcaaaggaataattttgtttaactatcatggtggttgttaaacattgagaatggttgacagcatcctcaatcccaattaaaagtactcattaaaacccaatagcttttattagaggtaacatgttgagattcacatgatattcaattaccagatactcaaaacgtccataaccggggacacggctaatcatgattagtttatacactctgcagaggtttgcgcacttttccccacaagactcgatcgcctccgcttgattctcgcactacatggtgtttgagaaacggatgaccgagacatagtctttcagaagcgctagcaccttacatgtgggtagaccgtaccaacctacatcccctacatcagctagcctacccgtaagagttcgcacaacttaatcaactacgccagagcccataattggcttgtggctgcacacggaagtttccagtttgaaatatcttatgatcccttagagcctgggtggcggtccgaagaaatacaggcaagtcctgatggaaaccaggtgcctcaatccacccagatgtgtgtttaggttgccaccttagataaaccattaattaacaatctcacatctgtcatggatattcactcacccaatccacgtctactagcatagcatagcataataagcaaacgtagaagtaactcccaaggtttcataagtaacaggtaataggtactacctcaattctacttcccaatcccacaatttaatttagatcctaaacaatgcaagtgtttgagggtttgatctaatgcaataaaactgggtagtaggaaagatatgatcaagtgttacttgccttgctgatgatccgcgtgacctagagattcgaagtaacaagcggcgcactccgggtgatctaacgcagacaaacaacaagcatacaataagtactcatctaatgcacagggaaatctcgaataaaagatctaaccagagagttcaacttaagaaccctggttgcaaaagaatcgaatcaaataaggcaTCAAAAGTCGGAACTCGAGAGAGAACGTCTCGGTTTAGAAATCCGAAATTAGGtcaaaatttcacagtagcaaaactctgtgaaagttggttagtcggaacggcggtttcgttacgaaactccaggcgtttgaatcacctgattccgataaacgagcaagaaataaaacagatttgaaaattggatcggaaatcgaatcagaaaaataacggattaaatccgattaaaagaaaaacgacgaacggtttaAATAATGGACGTTTGTTAACAGAACCAATCCAACGAACGCGTtcattgaaacgaacggttcggtgaacgtttgttaaaaaagaaaaccgaaaaataaaaccaatctagttcttttttttaaaaaaaaaccgaacacgtttttttttaaataaaccggatcggttttttagggaaaaccggatcggggcggggctacctccggtgatcgccggcggggctacctccggtgatcgccggcggggctccgggcggcgggctAGGGATCGGCGACGGGGTCGGGAgggggcgacgaggggcggcggggctgccggcgtcggcgagggacggcggcggcggcgttccggcggcggcggcgttccgcGCGGGTcggaggcgaggggcggcggggcggctcggggtgagagagagggggggggcggcgcatataaaggggggggggtcgccgggtggcttggggaaggggcaggggGCGCCGGGTCGGAGCCGGACTCCGGGAGGCGTGCGGCAGCGGGGAAGCTcccgctcgggcggcggcgtgcgcgtgagggagagggaggcggggcgctgggccgggcctggctggctgggccggctgggctttggccccgggggggggggcgcgatttttttttagaaaaaaaacaaatcgaaaaaaaataccaaatgaactctgatttaaataaaacaaattttccccgactcctaaaaatgagtcgaacaaaatgaactttaaaaacggcaaacatgcataaatttttaaaatgctcatttttgcctaagcaaaataaatcttccaaaaccaaatcttgatttatttataatatcttcatttttcctaaatattgggaaagtcatattattccctctcttaaaatttttataggaaaaactttatgaagataattaaataaatccaaatgatcctattttcaaaatttgagaaatcccaaatatgaaaataatgaaacttccaactctctccgagggtccttgagttgcgtgaaattttctaggatcggaaaatgcgagaaaaatatgatatgcatgatgacctaatgtataacattccaaattgaaaatttgggatgttacactaacctacccctattgagagacGTGGAAATCGAGCAGATGCATTGTCTGTgcaaggggtagacagtaatttccatctcccaaacactggcttcgggcagccgacgtgggagtggacattttgttgcttcttttgaattttgggacaataagaaTCCAAGTTTACCTTGACAAATAAATTCGagtccattttgtattcctatacgaatctttataaatcattctatgcgtttttatatatcttcgaaagcacgacaaagatgtattccactgtcatatatgaatatgatttacaaaagccgatactcgaattcagaagctagaatccagtttaaggtgaattcgaatattcgaaaccactttatgtccatctcaagtgtcacacgcaacataatgtgtactcccatttagatatgtacacaagcgatgtctcaagattcaaaataccgagtcaatcaaccaataatgtacaacaCTAACAGACTTATAAACACCTATAGAGTAATATCAACTAATATAAACTAACATACaaaagccaggccgctgtactttttttgctagaagagcatcctttttagcgaagctagtacaatATCTTGACCCTTTTAGATGCATGCCACTTAAGCACCatttatactactattattgccgaatgcacattcagcccgattggcatatttgtaggtctggcacatcaatcaaaatgaaatgtctcagagtcttatcaattaatacaaacttgtgctaaaaaaattacaacccaaaaaacaaaaaaacaattattacatgatctctaaaacaaatggtttgatcgattgcatgaacaaacaacacaaagtttattcaacgatggaaagaacatttcacccatgatttaccaagtgggaatttattttccttttttattcaggaccttaacaatgcggtcagtctcatcttgctttgttttgaaatgcaccaaatatttaatggttgtcttgagtactgcttgtgattgtgttgtttgcttcatcaacatgtcaacttcatctatAAGTGCAGAAggagaatctctttctaccaatagtatagcctctagagcatcaacagttggcaattcatgatgcacgattgggccggtgccactgctgtggaataatacactactaggg
Above is a window of Triticum aestivum cultivar Chinese Spring chromosome 6B, IWGSC CS RefSeq v2.1, whole genome shotgun sequence DNA encoding:
- the LOC123140109 gene encoding uncharacterized protein — protein: QSRQKSYADSKRKAIEYEVGDRVYLRVSPLRGVKRFGVKGKLAPRFVGPYKILQRMGEVAYKLELPEGLSGVHDVFHVSQLKKCHPEIAEVPLRDTVPLEAIQLKDDLTYEEKPVKILDYASRVTRSKVIKFCKVQWSHHTEDEATWEREEVLLKDHPH